Proteins from a genomic interval of Candidatus Didemnitutus sp.:
- a CDS encoding glycosyl hydrolase 115 family protein has product MTRTGPRLLAFVAVLLGSARLWASAPAGIETQPVAEHFALARDGRLAPLFVDATDWSGVRRAAGDLRADLERVTGRAPMLSSEAPAGGDVVLIGTVGKSALIDGLVARDKLDVSAIHGRWEAFQLEVVENPLPGVARALVVAGSDKRGTIYGLYELSARIGVSPWYWWADVPVARHTTLSVAPGRHVEPGPTVKYRGIFLNDEAPALTGWAKEKFGGLNREFYGHVFELILRLRGNYLWPAMWNNAFNEDDPENPRLADEYGIVMGTSHHEPMIRSQQEWKRHGSGAWDYAKNGEALRQFWADGIRRNRDFESLVTIGMRGDGDEAMSEDTNVALLEKIVADQREILRRETGRAPEQVPQLWALYKEVQAYYEHGMRVPDDVTLLWCDDNWGNLRRLPTADERARKGGAGVYYHFDYVGDPRNYKWLNTIPLTKIWEQMHLAHAYGADRIWIVNVGDLKPMEFPIEFFLSYAWRPEAIAYEQLDAWSRAWAARQFGGDHATEIAALINGYTKLNHRRKPELLTPETFSVVNYREAEGVLAEWRMLEQSAQQVEKALPTEARAAFRQLVLHPIEACRIVNELYLTVGRNRLYAVQGRASTNLLDRQARELFAADAALTARWDAMLDGKWRHMMDQTHLGYTYWQQPTTNAMPAVTEVHVAARGALGLAVEGDPLARPGDYPIPAVAKLPPLMPLGPPSRWLDLFNRGATPVRFTIEASEPWIKLSATSGELGADTRVEIAVDWSAAPTGWHEAKLTVRSDGADAVPLAVIVPVDNRPVAGSGFVEVDGHVAIEAPHYQRAIAAAGTEWKTLAGFGRTVGGVTVFPVTVPRSPPTGNGARLEYDVVFRSTGEFKVELTCAPTFDFQPGERLELAVSLDDQPPQTVPLALTATHQEWQRSVSDAVRKITTKVAVAQPGPHVLKIWCVTPAVVLQRIVVDTGGVRPSYLGPPESPHAAP; this is encoded by the coding sequence GCCGAGCACTTCGCGCTGGCGCGCGACGGCCGCCTTGCACCGCTGTTCGTAGACGCGACCGACTGGTCCGGCGTGCGCCGCGCCGCGGGCGATTTGCGCGCCGATCTCGAACGCGTGACAGGCCGCGCGCCGATGCTTTCGAGCGAGGCGCCCGCCGGCGGCGATGTCGTGCTGATCGGCACCGTGGGAAAAAGCGCGCTGATCGACGGACTCGTTGCGCGCGACAAACTCGACGTCAGTGCGATCCACGGGCGTTGGGAGGCGTTCCAGCTCGAAGTCGTGGAAAATCCCTTGCCCGGCGTCGCCCGCGCACTGGTCGTCGCCGGCAGCGACAAGCGCGGCACGATCTACGGCCTCTACGAGCTCTCCGCGCGCATCGGCGTGTCGCCGTGGTATTGGTGGGCCGACGTGCCCGTCGCGCGGCACACGACGCTTTCAGTTGCACCGGGGCGCCACGTCGAGCCGGGACCGACGGTGAAATATCGCGGCATCTTCCTTAACGACGAGGCGCCTGCGCTGACCGGCTGGGCGAAGGAGAAGTTCGGCGGGTTGAACCGCGAATTCTACGGCCACGTGTTCGAGCTGATCCTCCGCCTTCGCGGCAACTACCTCTGGCCGGCGATGTGGAACAACGCCTTCAACGAGGACGATCCGGAGAATCCGCGCCTCGCGGACGAATACGGCATCGTCATGGGCACCTCGCACCACGAGCCGATGATCCGATCGCAGCAGGAATGGAAACGCCATGGCAGCGGTGCGTGGGACTACGCGAAGAACGGCGAGGCGCTGCGGCAGTTCTGGGCTGACGGCATCCGCCGCAACCGCGACTTCGAGAGCCTCGTGACCATCGGCATGCGCGGCGACGGCGATGAGGCGATGTCGGAGGACACCAACGTCGCGCTGCTGGAGAAGATCGTCGCCGACCAACGCGAGATCCTGCGCCGCGAGACCGGCCGCGCGCCGGAGCAGGTGCCGCAGCTCTGGGCGCTCTACAAGGAAGTGCAGGCCTACTACGAGCACGGCATGCGCGTGCCGGACGACGTCACGCTGCTCTGGTGCGACGACAACTGGGGCAACCTCCGCCGCCTGCCGACGGCGGACGAGCGCGCGCGGAAGGGCGGCGCCGGCGTCTACTACCACTTCGATTACGTCGGAGATCCGCGAAACTACAAATGGCTGAACACGATTCCGCTGACGAAGATCTGGGAGCAAATGCACCTGGCGCATGCCTACGGCGCGGACCGCATCTGGATCGTGAACGTCGGCGATTTGAAGCCGATGGAGTTTCCGATCGAGTTTTTTCTGAGCTACGCCTGGCGCCCGGAGGCGATCGCCTACGAACAGCTCGACGCCTGGTCGCGCGCGTGGGCCGCGCGGCAATTCGGCGGAGACCACGCGACCGAGATCGCCGCGCTGATCAACGGCTACACGAAACTGAATCATCGTCGCAAACCCGAGCTGCTCACGCCGGAGACGTTCAGCGTCGTCAACTACCGTGAAGCGGAGGGTGTGCTCGCCGAGTGGCGGATGCTTGAGCAGAGCGCGCAGCAGGTTGAGAAGGCGTTGCCGACGGAAGCGCGCGCGGCTTTTCGCCAACTCGTCCTGCATCCGATCGAAGCCTGTCGCATCGTGAACGAACTCTACCTCACGGTCGGCCGAAATCGGCTCTACGCGGTCCAAGGGCGCGCCTCGACGAATCTGCTGGACCGGCAAGCGCGCGAGCTGTTCGCCGCCGATGCCGCGCTCACGGCACGGTGGGATGCGATGCTCGACGGCAAGTGGCGCCACATGATGGACCAGACGCATCTCGGCTATACTTACTGGCAACAGCCCACGACGAACGCGATGCCGGCCGTGACCGAGGTGCACGTGGCTGCGCGCGGCGCACTCGGACTCGCGGTCGAGGGCGATCCGCTGGCGCGTCCGGGCGATTATCCCATTCCGGCGGTGGCGAAACTTCCGCCGCTCATGCCGCTCGGTCCGCCGTCGCGCTGGCTCGATCTGTTCAATCGCGGTGCCACGCCGGTGCGTTTCACGATCGAAGCGAGCGAGCCGTGGATCAAGTTGAGCGCGACGAGCGGAGAGCTCGGGGCCGACACGCGCGTCGAGATCGCCGTGGATTGGAGCGCCGCGCCGACGGGATGGCACGAGGCGAAGCTCACGGTGCGCAGTGATGGCGCCGACGCTGTGCCGCTCGCCGTGATCGTGCCGGTGGATAATCGGCCGGTGGCCGGCAGCGGATTCGTCGAGGTGGACGGGCACGTCGCCATCGAGGCACCGCATTATCAGCGCGCGATTGCCGCTGCGGGCACAGAGTGGAAAACGCTCGCCGGTTTCGGTCGCACGGTGGGAGGTGTCACCGTTTTCCCGGTCACCGTGCCGCGCAGTCCGCCGACCGGAAATGGCGCGCGCTTGGAATACGATGTCGTCTTCCGCTCGACCGGTGAATTCAAGGTCGAGTTGACCTGTGCGCCGACGTTCGACTTTCAACCGGGGGAGCGGCTGGAGCTGGCCGTTTCGCTCGACGATCAGCCGCCGCAAACGGTGCCGCTCGCGCTCACCGCGACGCACCAGGAATGGCAGCGGTCAGTTTCCGATGCCGTGCGCAAGATCACGACGAAGGTCGCGGTGGCACAGCCCGGCCCGCATGTGCTGAAGATCTGGTGCGTGACGCCGGCCGTCGTGTTGCAGCGCATCGTAGTCGACACGGGTGGTGTGCGTCCGAGCTACCTCGGTCCCCCGGAGAGCCCGCACGCGGCCCCCTGA
- a CDS encoding mannonate dehydratase → MKLGFGLYRHMLTPENFAFAKQAGATHIVAHLVDYFRGGAHVGPDDQPTGTDWGWGLAGDPEKLWTREELVALRRQVEAEGLVLEAIENFDPAHWGDILIDGPRRAEHIENVKTIIRRVGEAGIPIFGYNFSIAGVAGRTKGKYARGGAPAVGMEGPYDLPMPNGLVWNMVVDPTAPARDTGTIPPATHDQLWDRFKRFADEVFPVAEKAGVRMALHPDDPPMPFIRGQPRLVYQPSLYQKAINLNPSPANALEFCVGSLAEMTEGDIYDVVDRYSRQNRLGYVHLRNVRDKVPHYKETFIDDGEVDVLRVLAILKRNGFAGVVIPDHAPQMSCAAPWHAGMAFAMGYLKAGLQALDR, encoded by the coding sequence ATGAAACTCGGTTTCGGTCTCTACAGACACATGCTCACGCCGGAGAACTTCGCCTTCGCGAAGCAGGCGGGAGCCACCCACATCGTCGCTCATCTGGTCGACTATTTCCGCGGCGGCGCGCACGTCGGTCCCGACGACCAGCCCACCGGCACTGACTGGGGCTGGGGCCTCGCCGGCGATCCCGAAAAACTCTGGACACGCGAGGAGCTCGTCGCACTGCGGCGCCAGGTCGAGGCCGAGGGCCTGGTGCTCGAGGCGATCGAGAACTTCGATCCGGCGCACTGGGGCGACATCCTGATCGACGGCCCGCGCCGCGCGGAGCACATCGAAAACGTGAAGACGATCATCCGCCGCGTGGGCGAGGCGGGCATCCCGATCTTCGGCTACAATTTCTCCATCGCCGGCGTCGCCGGGCGCACCAAGGGCAAATACGCCCGCGGCGGCGCGCCGGCGGTCGGCATGGAAGGCCCCTACGACCTTCCGATGCCCAACGGACTCGTCTGGAACATGGTGGTCGATCCCACGGCGCCGGCGCGCGACACGGGCACGATCCCGCCGGCGACGCACGACCAGCTCTGGGACCGCTTCAAGCGCTTCGCTGACGAGGTGTTCCCCGTGGCGGAGAAGGCGGGCGTGCGCATGGCGCTGCACCCGGACGATCCTCCGATGCCGTTCATCCGCGGCCAGCCGCGCCTCGTCTATCAGCCGTCGCTCTACCAGAAGGCGATCAACCTCAATCCGAGTCCGGCGAACGCGCTCGAGTTCTGCGTCGGTTCGCTGGCCGAAATGACCGAGGGCGACATCTACGACGTGGTCGACCGCTACAGCCGGCAGAACCGGCTCGGCTACGTGCACCTGCGCAACGTCCGCGACAAGGTCCCGCACTACAAGGAGACATTCATCGACGATGGCGAGGTCGACGTGCTCCGCGTGCTCGCGATCCTGAAACGGAACGGCTTCGCCGGCGTCGTCATCCCCGACCACGCGCCGCAGATGAGCTGCGCCGCGCCGTGGCACGCCGGCATGGCTTTTGCGATGGGCTATCTCAAGGCGGGCCTCCAAGCTCTCGATCGATGA
- a CDS encoding SDR family oxidoreductase, translating to MKSDEAFSLRSETALITGGGTGIGLAMARAMHGAGARVVLVGRREAELQAAVASLGTGAFAFAYDVTDFAGAAGLVERVTRDVGPITCLVNNAGIHLKKTAVETTPEEFQKVLNTHLVGAHALTRAVAPGMIERKHGTVLFTGSMASIFGIPLVIAYTAAKTAMVGMVKGYSTEFAAHGVRVNCIAPGWIETEMSRKALDGDPARKAKIFDRTPMGSMGQPEDIGWAAVYLASPAAKFVTGVTLPVDGGASIGF from the coding sequence ATGAAATCCGACGAAGCTTTCTCTCTGCGCAGTGAAACCGCGCTCATCACCGGTGGCGGCACGGGCATCGGTCTCGCCATGGCGCGCGCGATGCACGGCGCGGGTGCACGCGTGGTGCTCGTGGGGCGGCGTGAAGCCGAGCTGCAAGCGGCGGTGGCGTCGCTCGGGACGGGCGCTTTTGCCTTCGCATACGACGTGACGGATTTCGCGGGGGCGGCCGGGTTGGTCGAGCGCGTGACGCGCGACGTCGGTCCGATCACGTGCCTCGTGAACAACGCGGGCATCCACCTGAAAAAGACCGCCGTCGAGACGACGCCCGAAGAATTCCAGAAGGTGCTCAACACCCACCTCGTCGGCGCGCATGCGCTCACGCGCGCGGTGGCGCCCGGCATGATCGAGCGGAAGCACGGCACAGTTCTCTTCACCGGTTCGATGGCTTCGATCTTCGGCATTCCGCTCGTGATCGCCTACACGGCGGCGAAGACGGCGATGGTCGGAATGGTGAAAGGTTACTCGACCGAATTCGCCGCGCATGGCGTGCGAGTGAACTGCATCGCGCCGGGTTGGATCGAAACGGAGATGTCGCGCAAGGCGCTCGACGGTGACCCCGCACGCAAAGCGAAGATTTTCGACCGCACCCCGATGGGCAGCATGGGACAACCGGAAGACATCGGCTGGGCGGCAGTCTATCTGGCGTCCCCCGCGGCGAAGTTCGTCACCGGCGTGACGTTGCCGGTCGACGGCGGCGCGAGCATCGGGTTCTGA
- a CDS encoding glycoside hydrolase family 43 protein — MDHSPPVAVFEWCEYFGHDAAATVPLPTGHYRNPILAGFYPDPSLCRVGDDFYLVNSTFAYFPGIPIFHSRDLVHWKQLGHVIDRPTQLPYAGLEVSHGIFAPAISHHRGTFYVICTMVDGGGNFLVTAADPAGPWSDPVWLGFEGIDPSLFFDDDGRAWIVNNGEPAGPSRYDGHRDIWIQEFDLSAKKLVGPRRVLVDRGTVPEQNPVWIEGPHLFKRGEWYYLMCAEGGTAEGHTEVIFRGRAPTGPFTPWEQNPILTQRDLPPGRTNAVTSTGHADLVQLADGSWWSAFLGCRPYDTASLLYATGRETFLLPVRWTDDAWPVILPPGESVPLIAKAPQLPAATSPIPLAGNFTVRDTFATAALAPTWVGLRTPPAEFASLSAQPGALTLTARSDDLRGRGHPAFLARRVQHAEFTFTASMHPPTAAGVTAGIAAFQNERCHFFLGIRRVGESSELFLERADNSTATVIARAVLPPTDSLSLRIECRGGHCNFSYATGATTWHTLAADLDASLLTTRVAGGFVGAMVGLHARLEER, encoded by the coding sequence ATGGATCACTCCCCACCCGTGGCGGTTTTCGAATGGTGCGAGTATTTCGGCCACGATGCGGCGGCCACCGTGCCGCTGCCGACCGGACACTACCGCAATCCCATCCTTGCCGGCTTCTACCCCGACCCGAGCCTCTGCCGCGTCGGCGACGACTTCTACCTCGTCAACTCCACCTTCGCCTACTTCCCCGGCATCCCGATTTTCCACAGCCGCGATCTCGTGCACTGGAAGCAGCTGGGCCACGTCATCGACCGTCCCACGCAACTTCCCTACGCCGGCCTCGAAGTCTCGCACGGCATTTTCGCTCCGGCCATCAGCCACCATCGCGGGACATTCTACGTGATCTGCACCATGGTCGACGGCGGCGGCAATTTTCTCGTCACCGCCGCCGATCCCGCCGGGCCGTGGTCCGATCCCGTCTGGCTCGGCTTCGAAGGCATCGATCCGTCGCTTTTCTTCGACGACGACGGTCGCGCCTGGATCGTCAACAACGGCGAACCCGCCGGCCCGTCGCGCTACGACGGACACCGCGACATCTGGATCCAGGAATTCGATCTCTCCGCAAAGAAGCTCGTCGGTCCGCGCCGCGTGCTCGTCGACCGCGGCACCGTTCCCGAGCAGAATCCCGTTTGGATCGAAGGCCCGCACCTCTTCAAGCGCGGCGAGTGGTATTACCTCATGTGCGCCGAAGGCGGCACGGCCGAGGGCCACACCGAAGTCATCTTTCGCGGTCGCGCCCCAACCGGCCCTTTCACACCTTGGGAGCAAAATCCCATCCTCACCCAACGCGACCTTCCACCCGGTCGCACCAACGCGGTGACCTCGACCGGCCACGCCGACCTCGTGCAACTCGCCGACGGGTCGTGGTGGTCCGCCTTCCTCGGTTGCCGCCCCTACGACACCGCTTCGCTCCTCTATGCGACCGGCCGCGAGACATTCCTGTTGCCCGTGCGCTGGACCGACGACGCCTGGCCCGTGATCCTGCCGCCCGGCGAGTCTGTGCCATTGATCGCAAAAGCGCCGCAGCTCCCCGCCGCAACCTCGCCGATCCCGCTCGCTGGCAACTTCACCGTCCGCGACACCTTCGCCACCGCCGCGCTCGCACCCACGTGGGTCGGCCTGCGCACGCCGCCCGCCGAATTCGCGAGCCTCAGCGCCCAACCCGGCGCGCTCACGCTCACTGCGCGATCCGACGATCTGCGCGGACGCGGCCACCCGGCCTTCCTCGCACGCCGCGTGCAACACGCCGAGTTCACCTTCACCGCATCGATGCACCCGCCAACGGCTGCAGGCGTCACCGCAGGAATCGCCGCGTTCCAGAATGAACGCTGCCACTTTTTTCTCGGTATCCGTCGGGTCGGTGAAAGCTCGGAACTCTTTCTCGAACGCGCCGACAACAGCACCGCCACGGTGATCGCGCGCGCGGTCCTGCCGCCGACCGATTCGCTCAGCCTCCGGATCGAATGCCGCGGCGGTCACTGCAACTTCTCCTACGCGACCGGTGCCACCACGTGGCACACGCTCGCGGCCGACCTCGACGCCTCGCTTCTCACCACCCGAGTCGCCGGCGGCTTCGTCGGCGCAATGGTCGGTCTGCACGCGCGCCTCGAGGAGCGCTGA